The following are encoded in a window of Primulina eburnea isolate SZY01 chromosome 4, ASM2296580v1, whole genome shotgun sequence genomic DNA:
- the LOC140829650 gene encoding protein ELC-like — MSISFDNSIRYIEDALFCNGPMALSYTDPDKKWIIREHFISIFQDFPSFKPSIGTFTHNDGTEVTLLNANGELCVSKDAPSVPLTIWIHEHYPQRAPMVYVESRNSMYPIYHDHPFVDSSGATTSSYLENWLSYKCDLSDLVRNLIKLFSYNHPFYYSGVHGCAHPSMVSKMEAMDRLKCAIFYDMKAITAKNEEETMNLSALHAELERRGKVMETGISELELEKKCLSSRTMELDGGRDRLLNWIKFNDKNNVLDGEIDDMFEGLDKKSNLLIDLGANDLALEDLMYALDRAVEEGVASFEVYIKQVRILAREQFFCKAKINKIESETKKNRHLLL; from the coding sequence ATGTCCATTTCTTTTGATAACTCAATCAGATACATAGAAGATGCCCTCTTTTGCAATGGCCCTATGGCCTTATCTTACACTGATCCTGATAAAAAATGGATTATTAGAGAACATTTTATTTCTATATTTCAAGATTTCCCTTCTTTTAAGCCCTCTATAGGCACATTTACTCACAACGATGGCACTGAGGTTACTCTTCTCAATGCTAATGGTGAGTTGTGCGTCTCCAAAGATGCCCCTTCTGTCCCTTTAACCATTTGGATACATGAACATTACCCTCAAAGAGCCCCCATGGTCTATGTAGAGTCAAGAAATAGTATGTATCCCATCTACCACGATCATCCATTCGTCGATTCTTCGGGCGCCACCACCTCTTCTTACCTCGAAAACTGGTTATCCTACAAGTGTGATCTCTCGGACTTGGTACGTAATTTGATCAAACTCTTCTCATACAATCATCCCTTCTATTACTCCGGCGTCCACGGATGCGCTCATCCCTCCATGGTCTCGAAAATGGAGGCCATGGACCGGTTGAAGTGTGCGATTTTCTATGACATGAAGGCGATCACGGCCAAGAATGAGGAGGAAACCATGAACCTATCTGCCCTTCACGCCGAATTGGAGAGAAGGGGTAAGGTTATGGAGACAGGAATATCCGAACTCGAGCTCGAAAAGAAGTGTTTGAGTAGTAGAACAATGGAACTGGATGGTGGACGTGATAGACTTTTGAATTGGATAAAATTCAATGACAAGAACAATGTTCTCGACGGTGAAATTGATGATATGTTCGAAGGTTTGGACAAAAAGTCTAATCTTTTGATTGATTTAGGTGCGAATGACTTGGccttggaggatttgatgtatgCGTTGGATAGAGCGGTTGAAGAAGGGGTGGCAAGTTTTGAAGTTTATATTAAGCAAGTGAGGATCTTGGCTAGGGAGCAATTTTTTTGTAAGGCAaagataaataaaattgagagtgaaacaaagaaaaatagacATTTACttttgtaa
- the LOC140830444 gene encoding uncharacterized protein, whose product MATGFVPELNMENQMDKQMGCMTGLLQIFDRHQILSGKRLHSTKRLLPPPVVDTVSESVVSVEASPVHSGKSGKPKQQVQPTPERLKQWFPPAELPLKLSKETPRLSLDSRATADEKGGLHLKEIRSSAPIRPPSNGVAIDTQVYGSHNLIAKLMGLEPMPNSLNTSESEKKPALRRSSSESGVSRGFLHSRFITESNNFPVKQKNQSHTPIVGHEVLNSAATKNSSINDYNGVNLSPWKAPQHAKSFFDSVDNLPEPKQNVSAQGEIKKRLKMRGIEEPTKDLETLKNILESLKLKGLLHSTKPAERNHHTRHQKFVYDESPIVVMKPSRSSITSPIHRRMENEYTPENGRSPEQQFRRNYSVPVENSPPQIPQRARRPNSLVKPKPLSSETQRRANELTDNRRVLPALPPKIHARITGSDPMTNSRPPRSKKATGKDYQKATGEDESASISGSSLSTSTDTERSRTEGKTLLERCDKLLHSIAEMTAAADMQPSPVSVLDSSLYRDGSFTPSPITSKRKIHFKDRYGTTEEETWSTGVSPISEGTPEELDFLYISDIISASNLFPGESDLFLFLEKQQFQKGQDSSKATRLQRKAVFDTITELLKSIRRLPPWKSVHWTTDDDVTRPSLDKVWLEFQRIRDPGDAEDMHDIICGLLKKDFTGDEITGWKDFPTEMSETILDMERLIFKDLIGETLRDLAALASENRLSRMSPKKVLWK is encoded by the exons ATGGCGACTGGGTTCGTTCCTGAGCTGAACATGGAGAACCAGATGGACAAACAGATGGGTTGCATGACGGGTCTTCTTCAGATTTTTGATCGCCACCAGATTTTGTCCGGGAAACGCCTCCATTCCACCAAGCGCCTCCTTCCCCCGCCG GTTGTTGATACAGTTTCGGAGTCGGTGGTATCAGTTGAAGCATCGCCGGTTCATTCGGGGAAGTCGGGAAAACCGAAACAGCAGGTCCAGCCGACCCCGGAGCGGCTGAAACAGTGGTTTCCGCCGGCGGAGTTGCCGCTTAAGCTCTCCAAAGAAACTCCGAGGCTTTCACTTGACAGCAGGGCAACCGCCGATGAAAAGGGAGGACTCCATTTGAAGGAGATTCGCTCAAGCGCTCCTATTCGACCGCCGTCGAATGGCGTGGCCATTGATACCCAAGTGTATGGATCGCATAATCTTATTGCCAAGCTGATGGGCTTGGAGCCAATGCCGAATTCGCTGAATACTTCAGAATCTGAAAAGAAGCCGGCGCTCCGGCGGTCCTCTTCAGAATCAGGAGTTTCCCGAGGTTTCCTACACTCTCGATTCATCACGGAGAGTAATAATTTCCCCGTCAAACAGAAAAATCAATCGCATACTCCCATTGTAGGTCACGAAGTGCTAAACAGTGCGGCTACGAAGAATTCCTCGATAAATGACTATAATGGCGTTAACTTATCGCCATGGAAGGCACCTCAGCATGCCAAGAGCTTCTTCGATTCAGTTGACAATTTACCGGAGCCAAAACAGAATGTTTCAGCTCAGGGAGAGATCAAGAAGAGATTGAAAATGAGAGGTATCGAAGAACCCACTAAAGATTTAGAAACCTTGAAAAATATCCTCGAATCTCTGAAACTCAAGGGACTCTTGCACTCAACGAAGCCGGCGGAGCGAAATCATCATACCCGCCACCAGAAATTCGTGTACGACGAGTCGCCTATAGTTGTGATGAAACCTTCTAGATCATCAATAACTTCGCCGATTCACCGGAGAATGGAAAATGAGTATACGCCGGAAAATGGTAGAAGCCCAGAACAGCAATTTCGTCGGAATTACTCCGTTCCAGTCGAAAACTCCCCTCCGCAGATTCCGCAGCGTGCTAGGCGGCCAAACTCGCTGGTTAAACCTAAACCTCTGAGCTCCGAAACTCAGAGAAGAGCAAACGAGTTAACAGACAACCGCCGGGTCCTTCCGGCTCTCCCCCCGAAGATCCACGCAAGGATAACCGGGTCGGATCCAATGACCAATTCCCGACCTCCCCGGAGCAAGAAGGCAACTGGTAAAGATTATCAGAAAGCAACAGGAGAGGATGAATCTGCCTCCATTTCTGGAAGTAGCTTGAGTACATCCACTGATACAGAG AGGTCAAGAACAGAGGGGAAGACTTTGTTGGAGAGATGTGATAAGCTGCTTCACAGCATAGCAGAGATGACTGCCGCAGCAGATATGCAACCAAGCCCAGTTTCTGTTCTTGACTCCTCCTTGTACAGGGATGGTTCTTTCACCCCTTCCCCCATCACATCGAAGCGTAAAATTCATTTCAAAG ATCGTTATGGTACTACGGAAGAAGAAACGTGGAGTACTGGGGTCTCTCCTATTAGCGAAGGAACCCCCGAGGAGTTGGATTTTCTTTACATCTCGGATATTATAAGTGCATCCAATCTCTTCCCAGGTGAATCGGACCTTTTCCTTTTCCTAGAAAAGCAACAGTTTCAGAAAGGACAGGACTCATCCAAGGCCACCAGGCTTCAAAGAAAGGCGGTCTTTGACACAATCACTGAACTTCTTAAATCAATAAGACGACTGCCTCCTTGGAAGAGCGTTCATTGGACAACCGACGACGACGTCACAAGACCTTCCCTTGATAAGGTTTGGTTAGAATTCCAAAGAATTCGTGATCCAGGTGATGCTGAAGATATGCACGACATCATATGTGGTTTGTTGAAAAAAGACTTTACCGGGGACGAGATCACAGGCTGGAAAGATTTCCCGACGGAGATGTCGGAGACGATTTTGGATATGGAAAGGTTGATTTTCAAGGATTTGATAGGCGAGACGTTACGGGATCTTGCAGCATTGGCATCTGAAAACAGATTGTCAAGAATGAGCCCGAAGAAGGTTTTGTGGAAATGA